Genomic segment of Trichoderma breve strain T069 chromosome 7 map unlocalized scaffold00007, whole genome shotgun sequence:
CCCTTCATTATTACAGCACTCCAACTACCACCACCTTGTGCTGTGACTAATAAACTATGTCCTcctctcattctcattctgatcatcctcaccctcaccctcatcGACGCCGCTcctccatcgccattgaCACCGACGCCACCCTCACCGAGCCCTTCCCCGActtctctccctctgtcGTCACCTCCCCCGAGTTTGGACGAGAGGGCGCATCCACCAGCGCGTTCGTCCAGTCCTCGTCCTCGGGAGTCGCCTCTGCACAAGTGGCCGGtgacagcaacagcaccgaGATCGAGATGGAGCCCATTCTAGGACACAGGAGGCGAAAGAGCAGCGCCCTCAACAACACTCCCCAAGCcgcaccagcagctgccgGCGCTGGTGGCAGAAAACACCTTTCGGCCGGTTTGCCTGACCGCTCAGACTTGTTGGAGGAAACCGGaggaagcagcagcacatcGACCAACTCTGgaaacgacgacgatggccaCGGGAGGCCCAGCTTCAGCGATGAGGATCTACACAGTGACGAGGAGACGGGATTGAGCAACAAGGAGCGTGCCcggaggcagaagaagcgccGGAGAATAACACAGCTGGGACAGCGCATTGCGCGTGACAAGTCGTTGTcggaagaagagcgccagGAAGCAGACAAGGAcgtcgtcaagaagctgcttgtcaATGTCGTATTGATTCTGCTGTGGTACTTCTTTTCACTATCCATCTCGCTGGTAAGTTGACTGCTTTTACAAGCCAAAATTGTCCTCTTTTTGGTTTTGCTGTAATGGTTTCCTCTGACAGAATTGGCCTGCAGTACAACAAGTGGATGTTTGACGAAGATCGCCTCAACTTTGCGTTCCCACTATTCACAACGTCGATGCACATGGTGGTGCAATTTATCCTCTccggcctcgtcctcttcttcattccgTCATTACGGCCGCAGAAATCCCACACATCCGACATGGGCAGATCCCGGCACGAAACGGAGAACAGCTCGACTATGTCCAAGATGTTTTATCTTACAAGGGTTGGACCTTGCGGTGCTGCCACCGGTCTCGACATTGGCTTGGGAAATACTTCACTCAAGTTTATCAGCTTGACATTTTACAGTGAGTTTTGGTTAACCATCCCAGTACTTATCCCACCCAACTAACAACTCGTCAAGCCATGTGCAAGTCCTCCTCTCTCGCATTCGTTCTCCTGTTCGCATTCGCCTTTGGCCTCGAAAAGCCCACCTGGCGCCTCGTCGCCATCATTGCAACCATGACAATGGGCGTCATCCTCATGGTGTTCGGTGAAGTCGAATTCAAGCTCGGTGGCTTCGCTCTCGTCatttcagcagccttcttttCCGGCTTCCGCTGGGGCCTCACCCAgattctgcttcttcgcAACCCCGCGACTTCGAACCCCTtttccagcatcttcttccttaCGCCAGTCATGTTCATCACTCTGTTTTCCATTGCAATCCCTGTTGAGGGCTTCGTTCCTCTCTGGGAAGGCTTGAAGACTCTCAGCGCCGAATGGGGCACCTTCATGACGCCCTTGTTCCTTTTATTCCCAGGTTGTATCGCCTTTTGTATGACGGCATCCGAGTTCGCCTTGCTGCAGCGTACATCCGTCGTCACGCTCTCCATTgccggcatcttcaaggaggTCGTCACCATCTCGGCCGCCTCCGTCGTGTTCAAGGACAAACTCACcctcatcaacttcatcggcctcatcaccaccatgctggccatcatcgcctACAACTACGTCAAGATTAGCAAGATGCGCGAGGAGGCCCAGGTCCAAGTCCACGTCCGCGTCACCGACGTCGACGCCGGCATGAGCACTAGTGCCAGCGACTTTGAAAACGACGACAGCGCCGAGGAGACAGCTGGGCTCCTTGCGCAGAACATGGAGAGGGGCGACGCCCTCGTCACGTCCGACGGCGATATTCAGCCCAACGGCGTGCGGTCCTCGCACCAAAGAGATGCGTCGAGAGATCGCCTACTAAGAAGGGACAGCTAAACGAGAAAGCAGAGGGAATGCACATCgaatatacatatatacgCAACATTAGGGCGATTCCGAACCACCTGCCCTACATACCACGtcattttattataaattttttgTATACTGGCTGTTATTTCGAGGTCTTTTTCTAGGCCAACCAAGGCTTTTTGCACACACAACAAACATACATATATCTTGTCAGAAAGCCTGGTATCTATTATCATTGTTAAAGCATTTGAATGGGAAGATATGGAATGGGACGGGGGAATGCAATCTGGAGCACATAAaacttgttttctttttaatgGGCTGAACCAATGTTGTTTTATTTTACAAGGGCAGATTTGGAAGAGAAGATatggatgaggagaatgaggaggaagagatggtTTTGATCAACCAGCATGTGTTGTTTCATGCATGACGGGAAAGCATTTAGACAGACGGCTAGAGCAGAGGGCGAAACAGATACCCCATGTGAAATATGAAGGTGTATACTGGACAAATCTTTTCGTATTAACAAAGGCCATGTGTTGTATTTTTACACTATGTATGCATCAAAGTAATCCCTTTTTGTTATTTCCATGTACGGGTATGTCCTGATAATGTTCCTCCCTTTCCCCAACGCCAATGCGTAGACTCaaacataaaaaaaacatgAGAACAACACAAGTCTTGTGTTCTATGCCATCAAAAGAATCATCTTCCCTTCCCCCATTCTTTAACCCAAAAGGCGTAAACcattcttcgtcttctgccCAGCCTTGGTAACGCCAGAACCCGATCGAGGACCAAGATTCGGCTCATACCCTCCAGCCCCGGAATCATTTCCGCGGTTCCCACTACCACTGttgccgcccttcttcttgttgttgtgtCCCTTATTCTTAACATTTGTCGCCTTAATCTCCGTattggccttcttgacgaCAACGGGATGGCTCTGGATGTATTTGCCGtgcatctccttggccgCCTGAAAAAAGTCATCGGCGTCGCTGAAGCTGACGAAGCCGTATCCCTTGGACTTTGTCGTGCGCTTATCACGAATGACTCTGGCCTTTTGCACGGATTTCCACCGAGCAAACGCCTTGAGGAGAGACTCGTCTGTCGTTTCGCCAGCCAAGTTTCCAACAAAGAGGCGCAAGTGAGACGGATCCCATTCCAGCAATGTGTCGTCCGTCCACTTCTTGCCGCCGCCCTCTCGAACAacagtcttcttcttgtccgtctGCGCAGTCGGGTCTACGACCTCGGGCTTCGCGTACTCTGGCGCCGGCACGggcttgccgtccttgtcgGTTTCGCGGGGGCCGTAGGCGCTCTGCCATTGGGCAATCTGGGCAGCCATGTCCGGGTCGTAGTCAGGtccagcggcagcagcagcacctgGCGTAGGGAAAGGGTTCTGGATACGCGGTGCTGCTTGGTACTGCTGGGCCTGGTACGGTTGGGCCTGGTATGACTGGCCCTGGTACGACTGcgactgctgctgcgaatAGGCATGAGGGGCGTAGCTTTGCgcttgctgttgctggggATAGTGTTGTTGCTGATTGCCTGCTTGAGGGTACGAGTATCCCGAAGCAGAGCGGTTCACGGACGAGCCCGCAGCGTGGCTAGGATAGCTCGAGTAGGACGAGCCATAGTGGGCTTGGGCAGCTGGGTAGCtcgaggcggcggctgctcGCGCGGAGTTTGCATTCGAGTACGACGGcgtcgacgatgacgatgccggtGCGGCAGAGGACTGGCCCGACGGGTTGAAGCTCGATCTGAAGCCTGGCCTCGATGTGCTGGCGGGCGGGCGCGCAGGGAGATTCGTGCCTGGAGGTGGTGGATGTGACATGATGAACAAACcccgtttttttttttttttgttttcttatGGCTGATGGGAGTCTCGCAGCTGTGCAAAGTAAAAACGTACCTTTGAGCGTCCCTTTGGCTCAAAGTCCCCACGATTGCAAGTTCCGTTTGCGTGCGCGGCTGGTTGTGGGCGCGTATCGAGATTTCGAGAAGAGAGTTTTTGCGGTTTCGGTAGATTCGAGAAGCGTGGCGGTTTGGCCACTGGTTGTTGATATCGAGATCTAAAATCGGCGAGGCAACGGAGAGGTCACGTGATTGGATAATGGACTGGCAGCAGGTTTGCAGAGAGTCATGTGACAGTTGACACGGTAGGTGGATAAGTATCTACAGAATACAGAGGAATTTATTGCATTTACATTCATTCATTATAGCATGTAATAGAGCCATTGTTTggaatggtgatggctttgttttcttgACAGTGACCTCACACATGGCTGGTGTACAGACGATCAGTGATTGGCTTATGTGTACTAATCCAAGACCCGCCCTTCGAGGCACGTTTAAGTAGATTCTTTGACCCAAACGAATGAAGGTTAGAATAGATCAATGCATTGACCATTGAGTGAAGCATTCATAATAAGAATAAGCAACATCTAGTACATTAATATGTATCCATTGTATATATAGGTACTCAGTCTCATTTAGTCTCATTCATTCATTGCAAGGCTACCTCTATCTAAATACTGACCCACTCCCATCTTCAATGCTGACCTATGATTGGCCCAAAGCCCAGCTGCAGCCTCGTCGCGACAAATTCGGGTTTCGCGCGACTCAAACGACAGCCGCATCTCACGCTCTGCATCTTTCGCATCCCGGCCGCTGCATCTGCCTTTTCCACTTTCCGCCTCATCTCCAGATCCATCGGCGCTCTTCACGTGCCGCGCGCATTGGATCCGCCACCATCGTCCCGGCCAAATCTGTGCCATTCTGGCTGCGCATTTTGCATGCCTGAAGCTGCAAGAGTCGAGTCGCCATAGAGCCGACAGCACCCAGCATGGCGCAACCAAATCCCAGCCACAGCGTCCCCCAGGACCTTGTAAGTGCTCTCTTATTTCGAATGCCGAATTGCAGGCATCACCATGTACTAGAACTGCTGCTAATACAGGATGGATATAGATGCCACATGTTCACCTCATCTCGTCGTACCGATACCCTGCGATCCCCCGGCTCGACTTCAACGAGGTTGCCAAGTGGCTTATGAATGCGCCCCAGATTGCCAGAGACCAGGCGCCCTTCTTCTGGACATATCTCGATAAGCCCGCCGATGGCACCATCCTGCTGACATGGCAGCCTCTCTCTAGATTGGGGACCAATTTCGCGACGGATGGCTTCGTTTGGGCACCGCCTGAGCAGATCTACAAGCATGATTTGGGCAATGGATTGGTTTGTGACACTATTGAGCCATTGGCAAATGTCCTAGA
This window contains:
- a CDS encoding RNA recognition motif domain-containing protein — protein: MSHPPPPGTNLPARPPASTSRPGFRSSFNPSGQSSAAPASSSSTPSYSNANSARAAAASSYPAAQAHYGSSYSSYPSHAAGSSVNRSASGYSYPQAGNQQQHYPQQQQAQSYAPHAYSQQQSQSYQGQSYQAQPYQAQQYQAAPRIQNPFPTPGAAAAAGPDYDPDMAAQIAQWQSAYGPRETDKDGKPVPAPEYAKPEVVDPTAQTDKKKTVVREGGGKKWTDDTLLEWDPSHLRLFVGNLAGETTDESLLKAFARWKSVQKARVIRDKRTTKSKGYGFVSFSDADDFFQAAKEMHGKYIQSHPVVVKKANTEIKATNVKNKGHNNKKKGGNSGSGNRGNDSGAGGYEPNLGPRSGSGVTKAGQKTKNGLRLLG
- a CDS encoding triose-phosphate transporter family domain-containing protein, with translation MSSSHSHSDHPHPHPHRRRSSIAIDTDATLTEPFPDFSPSVVTSPEFGREGASTSAFVQSSSSGVASAQVAGDSNSTEIEMEPILGHRRRKSSALNNTPQAAPAAAGAGGRKHLSAGLPDRSDLLEETGGSSSTSTNSGNDDDGHGRPSFSDEDLHSDEETGLSNKERARRQKKRRRITQLGQRIARDKSLSEEERQEADKDVVKKLLVNVVLILLWYFFSLSISLYNKWMFDEDRLNFAFPLFTTSMHMVVQFILSGLVLFFIPSLRPQKSHTSDMGRSRVGPCGAATGLDIGLGNTSLKFISLTFYTMCKSSSLAFVLLFAFAFGLEKPTWRLVAIIATMTMGVILMVFGEVEFKLGGFALVISAAFFSGFRWGLTQILLLRNPATSNPFSSIFFLTPVMFITLFSIAIPVEGFVPLWEGLKTLSAEWGTFMTPLFLLFPGCIAFCMTASEFALLQRTSVVTLSIAGIFKEVVTISAASVVFKDKLTLINFIGLITTMLAIIAYNYVKISKMREEAQVQVHVRVTDVDAGMSTSASDFENDDSAEETAGLLAQNMERGDALVTSDGDIQPNGVRSSHQRDASRDRLLRRDS